In Zingiber officinale cultivar Zhangliang chromosome 1A, Zo_v1.1, whole genome shotgun sequence, the DNA window GGGTGTGCAAAGCCAGGGGCCGATGATGGTGAACTACCAAGGGCAAGCTCATCATCCCTCAGCCATGATGAGGGGCCACAACATGATGAAGCCTCAGATGATGATGAGAGACCACAACATGCAGCAGCCTCAGATGATGTATCTGAGGTCGCCTCAGGTTTCACCTTACAGTGGCTACTACAGCTGCTTCCCCGCTCAATATAATCATCAAAATTATCTGCCTTGCGATGATTATGTTACTCATCTGTTCTGTGATGAGAACCCTGGAGGTTGCGTTATCATGTAGAAGACGGAGCTTAATTAAAGCGCAGCCCCTCAATATTTAGCCACAGATCTCAAGTTTCTCTCCTTATCcttatatttttgtttataatCTCTAGTTTCTTATGCTTTTTTTCACTCTCTGCCCTCTGGCAGTGTGGATCTGTAGGATATGCTGTCACCGAATATCTACCGTGTGGTTTTGCAAATTCTCACGTCTTTTATGCTAGAATGAGTTTATCTTCATATTGTTAAACTAGAGCATAGCTTTAACTAATTCTTTCAGATTCTATTTGCCCATTCTTCAATGTCAGTTCATCCGAATATTAAGAAGcaacattattttttattttgctaATAGAAGGATCGGTACAACAGATCTTATTTATTTGTTATATATTTGCTAACATTGGACCACCTTTGGGCTCGTATTGTGCTCAGGCCGGTGCGTGAATTCGAAATCGACATGCACGAATGCCCTCTCCACCTCAGGGAGCTGCTCCAACTTCATCTGCAGCGTCTCACCGATATCGTGTGCCTGGCTCAGCGCCATATTCGCAGGCAACACAATGTCAACTTCAACAAAGTAGTTGGAGCCAAACTTGTACGCCCTCACTGTGTCGATGTGTTGGATTTCTTCATGGTGATTCCAGATGAGATAAGTCAGCTTCGTCAAGTATTCTGGGGATGCTGATTTACCAACCAACAAGTCCACATTCTCCAGCACCGTCTTACCCCATGTCCCGATCGTGTACACAGCAATCTGTTAGATATGTTCATGTGAATGTGGAatccttcaaaaaaaaaaattgatagatAGTTTGTCCAACTTACCAATATAGCACCAACAGAATCCATCCACCAGTAGAATCGAATAGCGAGCAGCGAAGAGACTAAACCGATGGAATTGGTGAGGACATCAAAGAGATGGTCTTGGGCATAAGCCCTCACAATCTTATCTTGGAAGCTGCGGCAATAGAGCAGGAGGATGAACTTGACAACAGCCACCGAGGCCATGCTGCCGATCATCCATATCTCCTTCTTGGTATCAAAAGTTGGATGCTCCTGCCATTCATTGATAGTCGATTTGCATAAGGAATTCAAAGAGGCAGCATTTAGTATGATATCTGACAATACCTTACTAATCAACTGACGACCGGACTCTATTAATATTTGAAAACCAAGAGTACCCATGATAGAGGCAAACACAATAATGCCCTGAAATAGGACAAAATTTAAGCAGGTTAAATTACGCAAACTCCATGGAAATAAAACACATTCGATGAGTTATGGACTATCAGAGAAGTTATTTGTTGCAATAAAGATTATGTCTTAACAGTTTTGAGACATTAGAAATGTCCGGGTCACTTACCACAGGCTGCATTCTGTTCTTGCCAATAGGATAGCTATATTGATTAGGTTTCTTCATGGCATATG includes these proteins:
- the LOC122038538 gene encoding metal tolerance protein 7-like, with translation MYCINLHDSGIRRGNCGNYIGWIGRFSKAKTHCLSFFVFLRSGCWTAGMDNELLSQPGEAATSTANWRINMTGFSPPQLSKKPRLISRIFARSKGKQCKISKYYECQGKLLEGFNEMENISESGYRAEAPSEDEMKRLAKSERLAISISNIVNLLLFVSKVVASVESRSMAVIASTLDSLLDLLSGLILWFTTYAMKKPNQYSYPIGKNRMQPVGIIVFASIMGTLGFQILIESGRQLISKEHPTFDTKKEIWMIGSMASVAVVKFILLLYCRSFQDKIVRAYAQDHLFDVLTNSIGLVSSLLAIRFYWWMDSVGAILIAVYTIGTWGKTVLENVDLLVGKSASPEYLTKLTYLIWNHHEEIQHIDTVRAYKFGSNYFVEVDIVLPANMALSQAHDIGETLQMKLEQLPEVERAFVHVDFEFTHRPEHNTSPKVVQC